One window of Medicago truncatula cultivar Jemalong A17 chromosome 2, MtrunA17r5.0-ANR, whole genome shotgun sequence genomic DNA carries:
- the LOC11413374 gene encoding protein GRAVITROPIC IN THE LIGHT 1 yields MESMKPSAVTPSKKLARNFAKVLHLRAFLKNVTISDTNPKDETNMEKTTITWSESFKKVDEDEEIEEQRVATEALLSKIFASISTVKGAYAELQHFQTPFDPDGIEASDKLLVSELKHLSELKQCYLKKQFDPSPEKAILAAESKEIKGVIKTYEITAKKLESQVRLKDSEIMFLKEKLVEANGHNKLIEKRLNQSGTLSVLDNVVHLSGLSPSHFATVLRHAVRSIRNFVRLIVDEMRSAKWDIDAAVDAIEHNVVYMIEDHKCFTIESFVCKEMFDAFHFPNFNLPNESLPDDRKNQQNWFFEKFNELKSTKAKDFLAEKPKSSFAKFCRNKYLRLVHPKMESSFFGNMIHRNLLSGGEFPKSDFFASFAEMAKRVYLLHCLAFSFEVQAEIFQVGKGCRFSDVYMESVNDEMFVFSDKTVVESEEEPVVGFTVVPGFRIGKTVLQCQVYLMQKNQIKVKGSRLRASPISRRS; encoded by the coding sequence ATGGAATCAATGAAACCTTCAGCAGTGACACCAAGCAAGAAATTAGCTAGGAATTTTGCCAAAGTTCTTCACCTTAGAGCATTTTTGAAGAATGTTACTATATCTGATACAAATCCAAAGGATGAAACAAACATGGAAAAGACTACAATAACTTGGTCTGAATCATTCAaaaaagttgatgaagatgaagagatTGAAGAACAAAGAGTTGCAACAGAAGCACTTCTTTCAAAGATTTTTGCTAGCATTTCAACGGTTAAAGGAGCATATGCTGAACTGCAACATTTTCAGACACCTTTTGACCCTGATGGAATTGAAGCTTCTGATAAGTTACTAGTTTCTGAGTTGAAGCATTTATCTGAGCTAAAACAATGTTACTTGAAGAAACAATTTGATCCTTCACCAGAGAAAGCGATACTCGCAGCTGAATCTAAGGAGATTAAGGGTGTCATAAAAACCTACGAGATTACCGCAAAGAAATTGGAATCACAGGTTAGGCTCAAAGATTCAGAGATTATGTTTCTTAAAGAGAAATTAGTGGAAGCTAATGGTCATAACAAGTTAATTGAGAAGAGATTGAATCAAAGTGGAACATTATCAGTACTTGATAATGTTGTTCACTTATCAGGGTTAAGTCCTAGCCATTTTGCTACTGTTCTTCGTCACGCAGTTAGATCGATTCGAAACTTTGTGAGGTTAATTGTTGATGAAATGAGATCTGCAAAATGGGATATTGATGCTGCTGTTGATGCTATTGAACACAATGTGGTTTATATGATAGAAGATCACAAGTGTTTCACAATTGAATCTTTTGTTTGCAAAGAAATGTTTGATGCATTTCACTTTCCTAATTTCAATCTTCCAAATGAGTCACTTCCTGATGAtagaaaaaatcaacaaaattggTTCTTTGAGAAGTTCAATGAGTTGAAATCAACGAAAGCTAAAGACTTTCTTGCTGAGAAACCCAAATCATCTTTTGCGAAATTCTGCCGGAACAAGTATTTGAGACTTGTTCATCCGAAAATGGAGTCATCATTTTTTGGTAACATGATTCATAGGAACCTTTTGAGTGGTGGAGAGTTTccaaaaagtgatttttttgcATCTTTTGCTGAAATGGCTAAGAGGGTTTATCTCTTGCATTGTTTAGCCTTTTCTTTTGAGGTTCAAGCTGAAATCTTTCAAGTGGGAAAAGGGTGTAGATTTTCTGATGTGTACATGGAAAGTGTGAATGATGAAATGTTTGTGTTTTCAGACAAGACAGTTGTTGAATCAGAAGAAGAACCAGTTGTTGGTTTTACTGTTGTTCCTGGTTTTAGGATTGGTAAAACTGTTTTACAGTGTCAAGTTTACCTCATGCAGAAGAATCAAATCAAGGTGAAAGGATCTCGATTGCGTGCTAGTCCGATTTCACGCAGGAGTTAA